A genome region from Candidatus Manganitrophus noduliformans includes the following:
- a CDS encoding ExeA family protein produces the protein MSYLEFYNLKEQPFSISVDNRFYFNSNQHAHALVKLRYAAEERKGLAVLVGGVGTGKTTLARRMLDELEESTFESALLVVIHTSITSEWLLRKIAVQLGVQNPLDDKTELLSQLYNRLVEIYDSGKKAVVLIDEAQMLQRREVMEEFRGILNIELDGQKLITFIFFGLTDLDTYLALDKPLQQRIAVRYELESFTEKTTEEYIRYRLEVAGAKRELFTKGSLTTIHRFSEGIPRLINSICDNALLEGYLRKKDRIDEEMIKEVISDLKLVGTGKDPV, from the coding sequence ATGAGTTATCTTGAATTTTATAATTTAAAGGAACAGCCTTTCTCGATTTCTGTTGATAATCGATTTTACTTCAACAGCAATCAGCACGCGCATGCATTGGTTAAGCTTCGATATGCGGCTGAAGAGAGGAAGGGGCTCGCCGTTCTGGTCGGAGGGGTCGGAACCGGCAAAACAACGCTGGCGCGCCGGATGCTCGATGAGCTTGAAGAATCCACGTTCGAATCGGCATTGCTTGTCGTGATTCATACCTCCATCACCTCGGAATGGCTTCTGAGAAAAATCGCCGTTCAATTGGGGGTGCAAAACCCGTTAGACGACAAGACCGAGCTGTTGAGCCAGCTTTACAATCGCCTGGTAGAGATCTATGATTCAGGGAAAAAAGCGGTTGTCCTCATCGATGAGGCGCAGATGCTCCAGCGCCGGGAGGTGATGGAAGAGTTCAGAGGAATCCTGAATATTGAGCTCGATGGACAAAAACTGATTACCTTTATTTTTTTCGGGCTGACCGATCTGGATACCTATCTGGCATTGGATAAACCGCTTCAGCAACGGATCGCGGTCCGTTATGAATTGGAATCCTTTACGGAGAAAACAACGGAAGAGTATATTCGGTACCGTCTTGAAGTCGCCGGCGCGAAGAGGGAGCTCTTCACGAAGGGGTCATTAACGACCATCCACCGGTTCTCGGAAGGGATCCCTCGATTGATCAACAGCATTTGCGACAATGCCCTTCTGGAAGGATATCTCCGAAAGAAAGATCGAATCGACGAGGAGATGATTAAGGAAGTGATTTCCGATCTCAAACTCGTCGGAACGGGAAAAGACCCTGTCTAA
- a CDS encoding tetratricopeptide repeat protein, which yields MSSDKSSIIEKAQKLAAKGQIDKAIEEWQKLIAETPNDGNIYNTIGDLHLKANHTKEAIAAYLKAADAFRGAGFELKSIAVFKKIVKIDPTRMDVYEKLADVHAERGLVANAAEDYLKVAKHYAKEGDMQSSIAVYRKLANLDPKNFAVRQKLAEICQKWGLAKEAIEEYSKVLSIFKDRQMTSEAQEVIDKVMKIDPAFTGTTSSVDENVSAEKSPASIPPPIAEAPPPQEEVSSQEVSLPQEASSPPSPSEPIIPPAVEPAPEEAPPLSIRMEKAFQDGDWSAAEPLVEEVQDQPAEAFAYLSKWVDFFLERDSSPKAFSILQKAVSLAESHQLFSEGRSLIQRYLAANPEQVSAHQLLGESFERSGEEGEAIQCYSKIISLLHQQRSMTDAQAYYEEIQSRLPGISEDAHCRRLFEPEEAAAEEAAIEELPLESLEEPLQAEAAAPVIEEALPELEPAAEELPEPMDINEVSQAPAESVSAESGSAETPESPVEEVSEATFQGHLTEAEVYIKYGLNSKAIEQLTLLRKLAPSREEPHLQLKELYLKEGMREEAVQECLFLSELYGKIDAEDKRTAVLEEMRALDPEGQYRQEAVPEIADEGSAPAIEALDMPAAPTEGIGELSQEVEPLSVLEEGDSSSQEELLQEPDEVKIKLTQAEEYIQEGKKEAAKSLLWEILKRDSGCAEARLMLLNLQAKEKEKKKVSSDVEREVVTDPPPTGEEISFEGLSELEESLDGLLSDEGGEDSSESEQISEEISSEKAEEPAREEYIDLKSIFGEELNTEADDSFDISIPGLEDSINDLKANIQRGHDEQEYETHYNLGIAYKEMGLIPEAIKEFELAFQGNLRFQDASSMLASCYKENGMIDNAVEIIQNALEDPRCKNENVTALKYELAMLYEIQGVLDQAKVLYEQIYLLDPTFRDVAAKKTIKAERQEDTTNPTVSSISEPAKKPKRQDSKKKDRISYL from the coding sequence TTGTCTTCAGATAAGAGTTCGATCATCGAAAAAGCCCAAAAACTCGCGGCAAAAGGGCAGATCGATAAGGCCATTGAAGAGTGGCAAAAGCTCATCGCTGAAACCCCCAATGACGGAAATATCTATAATACCATAGGTGATCTCCATTTAAAGGCAAATCATACCAAAGAGGCCATTGCGGCCTACCTGAAGGCCGCCGATGCATTTCGAGGGGCCGGCTTCGAGTTAAAAAGCATTGCGGTTTTCAAAAAGATCGTCAAAATCGATCCGACCCGCATGGATGTTTATGAAAAACTGGCCGATGTTCACGCGGAACGCGGGTTGGTTGCCAATGCCGCGGAGGACTATCTAAAGGTCGCGAAGCACTATGCAAAGGAGGGGGATATGCAATCCTCCATTGCAGTTTATCGAAAGCTCGCGAATCTCGACCCGAAGAACTTCGCGGTCCGGCAAAAACTCGCGGAGATTTGTCAGAAGTGGGGCCTCGCGAAAGAGGCCATCGAAGAATACAGCAAAGTCTTGTCGATCTTTAAGGATCGTCAGATGACTTCCGAGGCGCAAGAAGTCATCGACAAGGTGATGAAGATCGATCCCGCCTTTACGGGGACGACCTCGTCCGTCGACGAGAATGTTTCAGCCGAGAAAAGCCCGGCCTCCATCCCTCCCCCTATCGCAGAAGCGCCTCCTCCTCAGGAAGAGGTCTCTTCACAAGAAGTATCCCTTCCTCAGGAAGCGTCTTCTCCTCCGAGCCCGTCCGAACCGATTATCCCCCCTGCCGTCGAGCCGGCGCCGGAAGAAGCCCCCCCGCTGTCGATCAGGATGGAAAAAGCGTTTCAGGATGGAGACTGGTCCGCGGCGGAGCCCCTTGTCGAAGAAGTTCAAGATCAACCGGCGGAAGCTTTTGCGTATTTATCAAAGTGGGTTGATTTTTTTCTTGAAAGGGATTCGTCTCCCAAGGCGTTCTCGATTCTTCAGAAGGCGGTTTCTCTCGCCGAATCCCATCAGCTCTTCTCCGAGGGCCGGTCGCTCATCCAGCGTTACCTTGCGGCGAATCCGGAACAAGTATCGGCCCACCAGCTCCTTGGAGAGTCTTTCGAGAGGTCCGGAGAGGAAGGAGAGGCCATCCAGTGTTATTCAAAAATCATTTCTCTTCTCCATCAGCAACGATCGATGACCGATGCACAAGCCTATTATGAGGAGATTCAATCACGCCTCCCCGGGATTTCCGAGGACGCGCATTGTCGCCGGCTCTTTGAACCGGAAGAAGCAGCAGCGGAAGAAGCAGCGATAGAAGAGTTGCCGCTTGAGTCGCTGGAGGAACCGCTTCAAGCGGAGGCAGCGGCTCCGGTGATCGAAGAAGCGCTGCCCGAACTCGAACCGGCCGCCGAAGAGTTGCCGGAACCGATGGATATCAATGAAGTAAGCCAGGCCCCCGCCGAATCGGTCTCGGCTGAAAGCGGGTCTGCAGAAACGCCTGAGAGCCCCGTGGAGGAGGTTTCCGAAGCGACGTTTCAGGGACACTTGACGGAGGCCGAAGTCTATATCAAATATGGACTCAACAGTAAAGCGATTGAACAATTGACGCTTCTCCGGAAGCTCGCGCCGTCGAGGGAAGAACCTCACCTTCAATTAAAAGAGCTCTATTTAAAAGAGGGGATGCGAGAGGAGGCGGTGCAAGAATGTCTTTTTCTCTCGGAACTCTACGGGAAAATCGACGCGGAGGATAAAAGAACCGCCGTCTTGGAGGAAATGAGAGCCCTCGATCCCGAAGGACAATACCGGCAGGAGGCCGTCCCTGAGATCGCCGACGAAGGATCGGCGCCCGCGATCGAGGCTCTCGACATGCCCGCGGCGCCGACGGAAGGGATCGGTGAGCTTTCGCAAGAAGTCGAGCCGCTCTCGGTCTTAGAGGAGGGGGATTCCTCTTCCCAAGAAGAACTTCTTCAAGAACCGGATGAAGTTAAAATAAAACTAACACAAGCGGAAGAATACATACAGGAGGGAAAAAAGGAAGCGGCGAAATCACTTTTGTGGGAAATATTGAAAAGAGATTCCGGGTGCGCCGAAGCACGTTTGATGCTGTTGAATCTCCAGGCGAAAGAAAAAGAAAAAAAGAAAGTGTCCTCTGATGTAGAACGTGAAGTCGTAACCGATCCGCCGCCGACAGGGGAAGAAATTTCTTTTGAGGGACTCTCAGAGCTTGAGGAAAGTCTGGACGGCCTCCTTTCAGATGAAGGGGGGGAGGACTCTTCGGAAAGTGAACAAATCTCGGAAGAAATCTCATCCGAGAAGGCTGAAGAGCCGGCGAGAGAGGAATATATCGATCTGAAATCTATTTTTGGAGAGGAACTGAATACGGAAGCCGACGATTCATTCGATATCAGTATCCCCGGCTTGGAAGACAGCATCAATGATTTAAAAGCAAATATTCAAAGAGGACACGATGAACAAGAGTACGAGACCCACTATAATCTCGGCATCGCCTATAAAGAAATGGGCCTGATTCCGGAGGCGATCAAGGAGTTCGAGCTTGCATTCCAGGGGAACCTTCGTTTTCAAGACGCGTCGAGCATGTTGGCGAGCTGCTATAAAGAGAACGGAATGATCGATAACGCCGTGGAGATCATCCAAAATGCGTTGGAAGATCCGAGATGCAAAAATGAGAATGTCACCGCCCTGAAATACGAGCTGGCGATGCTCTATGAGATTCAAGGCGTCCTGGACCAAGCGAAAGTCCTTTACGAGCAGATCTATCTTCTTGACCCGACGTTCAGAGATGTTGCGGCAAAAAAGACAATCAAGGCGGAGCGACAAGAAGACACAACCAATCCGACGGTATCCTCGATCTCGGAGCCGGCCAAAAAACCAAAGCGGCAGGATTCCAAAAAGAAGGATAGAATTTCTTATCTGTAA
- a CDS encoding LptF/LptG family permease, translating to MIRILDRYILKELLIPFFFGIFILTFLILIHQLLRLMELVIDKGVDLLSVGQIFLTLLPSFFLLTIPMAVLMASVMTFNRLSNDNEITALKSAGVGFYRYLRPVLFFSVAAALITLFMGMIAQPWGGGSLKSLGMKILKKRASVGIEEGKFNGTFSDIMIYVESMPTFTEMEGVFIYDVRDQNAPKVIVAKKGILLNDPGTGTIAFHLLEGSLHAQGKDGSDYQHVVFATYDLRLDLEAVLQGGNTNLETPTYQEIKKSVEASGGTDIRALRLLSEFYKNFSFSLASLVFGVVGVPLGIISGRTGRLGGFTVGIGLITLYYLLNTLGDYLITIQLAAPFLAVWVPHFALIPLTLYLMRVMARESYPRFLQLSNKRP from the coding sequence ATGATTCGGATTCTCGATCGCTACATTCTCAAAGAGCTACTGATCCCTTTTTTTTTCGGCATTTTTATACTAACATTTTTAATTCTCATCCATCAACTCTTGCGGTTGATGGAGCTTGTCATCGACAAGGGGGTCGATCTTCTCAGCGTGGGACAGATCTTTCTTACCCTTCTCCCCTCTTTCTTCCTTCTGACCATTCCGATGGCCGTCCTGATGGCTTCCGTCATGACCTTTAACCGGCTCTCAAATGATAACGAAATTACCGCTTTGAAATCGGCCGGCGTCGGATTTTATCGTTACCTCCGTCCGGTCCTTTTCTTTTCGGTCGCGGCGGCCCTCATCACCCTGTTTATGGGGATGATTGCCCAGCCCTGGGGAGGGGGTTCTTTGAAATCGCTGGGAATGAAGATTCTGAAGAAGCGGGCCAGCGTCGGAATCGAGGAGGGGAAATTCAACGGGACGTTTTCGGATATTATGATCTACGTTGAGTCGATGCCGACCTTCACGGAGATGGAAGGGGTCTTCATTTACGATGTGAGAGATCAGAACGCTCCCAAGGTCATTGTCGCCAAGAAGGGAATTCTCTTGAACGATCCCGGCACCGGCACCATCGCGTTTCATCTCCTGGAGGGAAGTCTTCACGCACAAGGGAAAGACGGGTCCGATTATCAGCATGTGGTCTTTGCCACGTATGATTTGAGGTTGGATTTGGAGGCGGTCCTTCAAGGAGGAAATACGAATTTGGAGACGCCCACTTATCAGGAGATTAAGAAAAGCGTGGAGGCCTCCGGCGGAACGGATATCCGCGCCTTGCGCCTCTTGTCCGAATTTTATAAAAACTTTTCCTTTTCGCTCGCCTCCCTCGTCTTCGGTGTGGTCGGCGTTCCGCTCGGCATCATCTCGGGAAGAACCGGCCGTCTGGGAGGTTTCACGGTCGGAATCGGGTTGATCACCCTTTATTATTTGCTCAACACATTGGGAGACTACTTGATCACGATCCAACTTGCCGCCCCCTTTCTGGCGGTCTGGGTTCCCCATTTTGCGCTCATCCCCCTGACCCTTTATCTGATGAGGGTCATGGCGCGGGAGTCTTACCCCCGATTCCTTCAACTTAGCAACAAGAGGCCCTAG
- the lptG gene encoding LPS export ABC transporter permease LptG: protein MSIISRYLLKEYLKFFSVTLAVLSLVYLTIEFLEKIRKFSQRDADFLLVVQYFLYKLPRIIFDISPLAVLIATFLTLGMLSRNNEIIAFKSSGVSLLKLTAPLLLFGALFSGVLFFLNGTVVPTTFKKAKTIQEVRIDKRNAEGKLVQNKFWLRLDSRTLFNIELAEPNRRKMHGIKIYSLGSDFSLPETIEAEALTYRDGSWVLSEGIRRRFQRDGTVQIKRFDEEIIPINKAPEDFKKVVAQPEEMTYEQLEAYIDQLSRDGFDATRYRVDLLGRQAFPFINFMMVLVGIPFALHDRRSAGAARGGAISLSLGLFYYLVFSVTISLGHVNALSPWLSAWGANLLFIGIGTYLFLNIRH from the coding sequence GTGTCGATCATTTCACGATATCTTCTGAAAGAGTACCTGAAATTCTTTTCGGTCACGCTGGCGGTCCTCTCCCTCGTCTATTTGACGATCGAGTTTCTGGAAAAGATTCGAAAGTTTTCCCAGCGCGACGCTGACTTTCTGCTGGTCGTTCAATATTTCCTCTACAAGCTCCCGAGAATCATTTTTGATATCTCCCCGCTCGCCGTTCTGATCGCTACCTTTCTCACCTTGGGAATGTTGTCGCGAAATAATGAGATCATTGCATTCAAAAGTTCGGGGGTCAGCCTTCTCAAGCTGACCGCTCCCCTCCTTCTCTTCGGCGCCCTTTTCAGCGGCGTTCTTTTTTTTCTCAACGGCACGGTGGTCCCAACGACGTTTAAAAAAGCAAAAACGATTCAAGAGGTCCGGATCGATAAGAGAAATGCGGAAGGAAAGTTGGTTCAAAACAAGTTCTGGCTCCGCCTCGACAGCCGCACCCTCTTCAATATCGAGCTCGCGGAACCGAACCGGCGGAAGATGCACGGGATCAAGATCTATTCTCTCGGGAGCGATTTCTCCTTACCGGAGACGATCGAGGCCGAAGCGCTAACATACCGGGATGGGAGCTGGGTCCTCTCTGAAGGAATCCGCCGCCGGTTTCAGCGGGACGGAACCGTTCAAATCAAACGGTTTGATGAAGAAATCATTCCGATCAACAAGGCGCCTGAAGATTTCAAGAAAGTGGTCGCCCAGCCCGAGGAGATGACCTATGAGCAGCTTGAAGCGTATATCGATCAGCTCTCCCGGGATGGATTCGACGCGACGCGGTACCGCGTCGATCTTCTCGGCCGGCAGGCTTTTCCTTTCATCAATTTCATGATGGTCCTCGTGGGGATTCCCTTTGCGCTCCATGACCGGAGGAGCGCGGGGGCGGCCCGGGGGGGGGCGATCAGCCTTTCTCTGGGGCTGTTTTATTATCTCGTTTTTTCAGTCACGATCTCGCTCGGTCACGTGAACGCCCTTTCCCCCTGGCTCTCCGCCTGGGGCGCCAATCTCCTTTTTATCGGAATCGGAACCTATCTTTTTTTGAATATCCGGCACTAA
- a CDS encoding Hsp20/alpha crystallin family protein has protein sequence MRKDRSNQRPFKLKRQFYDLFKMIFGQRSSGAGLHTDQETVWTPPADLYREDGRWVVRVELPGVNSNDVFVSVVDDRLIIRGERKLSEALKSEYCILHECSTGSFERIISLPAPVPEDQIKAGYRQGILSITFPATEEKGKRIEIQSEEPPEETPKAA, from the coding sequence ATGAGGAAAGATCGCTCCAATCAGCGTCCCTTCAAGCTGAAGCGCCAATTCTATGATCTTTTCAAGATGATTTTTGGGCAACGCTCCTCGGGAGCCGGGCTCCACACCGATCAAGAAACAGTCTGGACGCCGCCGGCCGATCTCTACAGAGAGGACGGCCGCTGGGTCGTCCGGGTCGAGCTGCCGGGGGTGAATTCGAATGACGTTTTCGTCTCGGTGGTCGATGATCGATTGATTATCCGGGGGGAGAGAAAGCTTTCGGAGGCCTTAAAATCTGAATATTGCATTCTTCACGAGTGTTCCACCGGTTCCTTCGAGAGAATCATCAGCCTTCCTGCTCCCGTTCCGGAAGACCAGATCAAGGCCGGTTACCGGCAAGGGATCCTCTCCATCACCTTTCCCGCGACGGAAGAGAAGGGAAAAAGAATCGAGATTCAATCCGAAGAGCCCCCGGAGGAAACGCCGAAAGCGGCATAG
- a CDS encoding Hsp20/alpha crystallin family protein → MAGDASRWRSFEEMADLIRSLNVIFRKTFGERAFGTGYQPGEWVPSVDLYTHDGHWVVRVELPGVRSEDVSIAVLNNQLYIRGERKPPEGFDPEKCIFQESSFDRFERAVVFPGPIREEEVRARFDKGVLFVTLPATEGNGRRIEVQSEKPPEEKEEAA, encoded by the coding sequence ATGGCTGGGGATGCCTCCCGATGGCGGTCATTTGAAGAAATGGCCGATCTCATCCGATCGTTGAATGTGATCTTCCGAAAAACCTTCGGTGAGCGGGCCTTCGGCACCGGTTATCAGCCGGGCGAGTGGGTTCCTTCGGTCGATCTTTACACACATGACGGACACTGGGTCGTCCGGGTGGAGCTCCCGGGAGTCCGTTCTGAAGATGTCTCCATTGCTGTCCTGAATAACCAACTTTACATCCGGGGCGAGCGGAAACCGCCGGAGGGGTTCGACCCGGAGAAGTGCATTTTTCAGGAGTCCTCTTTTGATCGCTTCGAGCGCGCGGTGGTTTTTCCGGGACCGATCCGGGAAGAGGAGGTCCGGGCCCGGTTCGATAAAGGGGTTCTCTTCGTGACGCTTCCCGCGACCGAGGGGAACGGAAGGCGGATCGAAGTCCAATCCGAGAAGCCGCCGGAGGAAAAGGAGGAAGCGGCTTAA
- a CDS encoding Fur family transcriptional regulator: MHQEKEQLSHPEIEKRLIDAGVQPTAQRIAICRYILCEADHPTADEIKKWADRYFPKMSLATVYNTLKTLVDAGIIQEFKFPHSDSAVYDCNTDVHYHFLDEKTGQLHDVEPESVNLSVKLREEFKINGVQVLLRGTKK, encoded by the coding sequence ATGCATCAAGAAAAAGAACAACTCAGTCATCCGGAAATTGAGAAGCGGCTGATCGACGCGGGGGTTCAGCCGACCGCCCAACGGATTGCGATTTGCCGCTATATTCTCTGTGAAGCGGATCATCCCACCGCCGATGAGATTAAAAAATGGGCCGATCGCTACTTTCCAAAGATGAGCCTGGCGACCGTCTATAACACGTTGAAGACGCTCGTCGATGCCGGGATTATTCAGGAGTTCAAATTCCCCCATTCCGATTCGGCGGTTTATGATTGTAACACCGACGTCCATTACCATTTCCTCGACGAAAAGACCGGACAATTGCACGATGTCGAGCCGGAATCGGTCAACCTCTCGGTTAAATTACGTGAAGAATTCAAAATCAACGGGGTCCAGGTTTTATTGAGAGGGACAAAGAAGTAA
- a CDS encoding catalase: MNEEPKKLTTEAGAPVADNQNSQTAGPDGPILLQDHHLIEKLARFDRERIPERVVHAKGSGAFGYFEVTADVSRWTKAKFLNQVGKRTDLFIRFSTVAGELGSADTVRDPRGFAIKFYTEEGNYDLVGNNTPVFFLRDPLKFPDFIHSQKRDPYSHVQEPDNVWDFFSHSPEATHQFTWLFGDRGIPASYRNMDGFGSHTFQWVNANGEAFWVKYHFKTDQGIQCLTAQEAARIAGENPDHHHLDLLRAIDRREFPSWTLKMQIMPVADAANYRFNPFDLTKVWHYADYPLIEVGKLVLNRNPENYFADVEQAAFNPGHFVPGIGPSPDKMLQGRLFAYGDTHRYRLGINHTSLPVNRPHAAEVNNYGRDGAMRFDGNGGRAKNYEPNSDNGPAQSNERYDAPLAVHGMTGAQKATRHAEDNDFVQAGDLYRLISPDAKKRLIEAIASTLGRVSREEIIERSIAHFRNADPEYGEQVAKAVEIVRRGAAKPAPHPGRRVF; the protein is encoded by the coding sequence ATGAACGAAGAGCCCAAGAAGCTGACGACTGAAGCCGGCGCGCCGGTGGCCGACAACCAGAACTCCCAAACGGCCGGACCGGACGGTCCGATCCTGTTGCAAGACCACCACCTAATCGAAAAGCTCGCCCGATTCGACCGCGAGCGGATCCCCGAACGGGTCGTCCATGCCAAGGGCTCAGGGGCCTTCGGCTATTTTGAGGTCACGGCGGACGTGAGCCGTTGGACGAAAGCCAAATTTTTAAATCAGGTCGGCAAGCGGACCGATCTGTTCATTCGCTTCTCGACCGTAGCGGGAGAGCTTGGCTCGGCCGACACCGTTCGCGATCCGCGCGGTTTCGCGATCAAGTTCTACACCGAAGAAGGCAACTACGATCTCGTCGGGAACAACACGCCGGTTTTCTTCTTGCGCGATCCGCTCAAGTTCCCCGACTTTATCCATTCGCAGAAGCGGGACCCTTACAGCCACGTCCAGGAGCCGGACAATGTGTGGGACTTTTTCTCCCACTCCCCGGAGGCGACCCATCAGTTCACCTGGCTCTTCGGCGATCGCGGCATTCCGGCGAGCTATCGGAACATGGACGGTTTCGGCTCGCACACCTTTCAATGGGTGAACGCAAACGGTGAAGCATTTTGGGTCAAGTACCACTTCAAGACGGATCAGGGGATTCAGTGCCTGACCGCTCAGGAAGCCGCGCGGATCGCGGGTGAAAATCCGGACCATCACCATCTCGACCTGCTCCGTGCGATCGACCGCCGGGAGTTTCCCTCTTGGACGCTGAAGATGCAGATCATGCCGGTCGCCGATGCGGCAAACTATCGCTTCAACCCCTTCGATCTCACGAAGGTCTGGCATTACGCCGACTATCCGTTGATCGAGGTCGGCAAGCTCGTCTTGAACCGGAATCCGGAGAATTACTTCGCCGATGTGGAACAGGCCGCCTTCAACCCGGGCCATTTTGTCCCCGGTATCGGCCCCTCCCCCGACAAAATGCTTCAGGGAAGGTTGTTCGCCTACGGCGACACCCACCGCTACCGTCTCGGCATCAACCACACCTCTCTCCCGGTTAATCGGCCGCACGCGGCTGAAGTCAATAATTACGGACGCGACGGCGCGATGCGCTTCGACGGCAACGGCGGACGCGCGAAGAACTACGAGCCGAACAGCGACAACGGCCCCGCCCAGAGCAACGAACGGTACGACGCTCCTTTGGCGGTGCACGGCATGACCGGCGCGCAAAAAGCGACGCGCCATGCCGAAGACAACGACTTCGTGCAGGCGGGCGATCTTTATCGGCTGATCAGCCCGGATGCAAAGAAACGTCTGATCGAGGCGATTGCGTCGACCCTGGGACGGGTCAGCCGTGAGGAGATTATCGAACGTTCCATTGCGCATTTCCGTAACGCCGACCCGGAATATGGAGAGCAGGTCGCCAAGGCGGTCGAGATCGTCCGCCGGGGAGCAGCCAAACCGGCGCCCCATCCCGGCCGAAGGGTGTTCTAG
- a CDS encoding DUF2628 domain-containing protein, translating to MKEFKIFKHPSGAIEAVKQGWSWPAFFFGFVWAMMKKMWKLSIGVVLAILVIGFITGIAASEEMGEAILNGIGMTANLMFGVHGNSWREESLIARGFAVKKTISAASAGAAVALYLENDTSASPS from the coding sequence ATGAAGGAATTTAAGATATTCAAACATCCGTCCGGAGCGATCGAGGCGGTGAAGCAAGGCTGGTCCTGGCCCGCCTTCTTCTTCGGGTTCGTCTGGGCGATGATGAAAAAGATGTGGAAGCTGAGCATCGGCGTCGTATTGGCCATTCTCGTGATCGGCTTCATCACCGGTATTGCCGCGAGCGAAGAGATGGGCGAAGCGATCCTCAACGGCATCGGAATGACCGCCAACCTCATGTTCGGCGTCCACGGCAATTCCTGGCGGGAAGAGAGTCTGATCGCACGCGGTTTTGCGGTCAAAAAGACGATCAGCGCCGCCAGCGCCGGCGCCGCTGTCGCGCTTTATC